One window of the Diachasmimorpha longicaudata isolate KC_UGA_2023 chromosome 9, iyDiaLong2, whole genome shotgun sequence genome contains the following:
- the LOC135165815 gene encoding B-cell CLL/lymphoma 7 protein family member B isoform X1, with amino-acid sequence MMSRSVRAETRSRAKDDIKRVMQVVDKVRHWEKKWVTIGETTMKIYKWVPISTLEQKKKSKSLAEKENGIPRKGIDSSNSNFGLTEDSNTLKRNKRICFAPLTVTIVLRFCFGSQVFLQLVTPKESPISQHI; translated from the exons ATGATGTCGCGATCGGTGAGAGCTGAGACTCGGAGTCGTGCCAAAGATGACATTAAACGTGTTATGCAGGTCGTCGACAAGGTTCGACATTG ggaaaaaaaatgggtcaCGATAGGAGAGAcgacaatgaaaatttacaaatGGGTTCCTATATCTACACTAGAACAG aaaaaaaaatcgaaatcactcgctgaaaaagaaaatggcATTCCCAGAAAAGGCATCGACTCGTCAAACTCCAATTTTGGTCTCACGGAAGATTCGAACACTT TGAAACGAAATAAGAGGATCTGTTTCGCCCCACTGACAGTGACAATAGTTCTGAGATTTTGTTTTGGGTCCCAGGTTTTTCTACAGTTAGTGACTCCCAAGGAATCACCGATTTCTCAACACATTTGA
- the LOC135165807 gene encoding GTP-binding protein 128up: MSTILEKIAAIEQEMGRTQKNKATSGHLAMLKAKLAKLRRELITPKGGGGGGEQGFEVAKTGDARIGFVGFPSVGKSTLLSTLAGVYSEVAAYEFTTLTTVPGCIKYKGAKIQLLDLPGIIEGAKDGKGRGRQVIAVARTCSLIFIVLDVLKPLGHKRLIEHELEGFGLRLNKQPPNINFRKKDKGGINLQTMCAQSELDLETVKTVLAEYRIHNADITLRYDATADDLIDVIEGNRVYVPCIYLLNKIDQISIEELDIIYKIPHCVPISAHHKWNFDDLLEKMWDYLQLVRIYTKPKGQLPDYNSPVVLNTDRRTVEDFCNKLHRSIAKEFKYALVWGSSVKHQPQKVGKDHVLSDEDVVQIVKKV; the protein is encoded by the exons ATGAGTACGATACTGGAAAAAATCGCCGCCATCGAGCAGGAG ATGGGCCGGACCCAGAAGAACAAAGCAACTTCTGGCCACTTAGCTATGCTTAAAGCAAAACTAGCTAAACTTCGACGTGAATTAATTACCCCAAAaggaggtggtggtggtggtgagcaGGGTTTTGAAGTGGCTAAAACAGGTGATGCTAGAATAGGTTTTGTCGGCTTTCCATCTGTGGGGAAGTCAACTTTACTCAGTACTTTGGCTGGAGTTTATTCCGAAGTTGCTGCTTATGAATTTACAACGCTAACGACAGTTCCTGGATGTATTAAGTATAAGGGGGCTAAAATTCAG TTACTCGATCTTCCTGGAATTATCGAAGGTGCTAAGGATGGAAAGGGTCGAGGACGACAAGTTATCGCTGTTGCAAGAACTTGCAGTCTGATATTCATTGTCCTCGATGTATTGAAGCCTCTGGGACATAAACGACTTATAGAGCACGAGTTGGAGGGCTTTGGACTTCGGTTGAACAAGCAGCCACCCAACATTAATTTTCGGAAGAAAGACAAGGGTGGAATCAACCTCCAGACGATG TGTGCCCAATCAGAATTGGATTTAGAGACAGTCAAGACTGTTCTAGCCGAGTACAGAATTCACAATGCGGATATAACGTTGAGATACGACGCAACAGCGGACGATCTCATAGACGTCATCGAGGGAAATCGTGTCTACGTTCCCTGCATTTATTTACTCAATAAAATCG ATCAGATAAGCATCGAGGAACTGGACATTATTTACAAGATCCCCCACTGTGTCCCAATTTCCGCCCATCATAAGTGGAACTTTGACGATTTACTGGAGAAAATGTGGGATTATCTTCAGTTAGTTAGAAT CTACACAAAACCAAAGGGTCAATTGCCAGATTATAATTCGCCTGTGGTACTCAATACAGATCGAAGAACAGTAGAAGATTTTTGCAACAAGCTCCATCGATCGATCGCTAAGGAATTCAAATA CGCTCTCGTATGGGGATCGTCCGTGAAACATCAGCCCCAGAAAGTCGGAAAGGATCACGTCCTGTCCGATGAAGATGTCGTGCAAATAGTGAAGAAAGTTTGA
- the LOC135165802 gene encoding centrosomal protein of 131 kDa-like isoform X1, whose translation MINIEHPKVSGKPPINKLFGVKKTSRKGRSTSRDASKVVKENNRKNERDKCLDCSQDDLKSQFIDSGDTKRGIDCSSDCNQNVIETDACSFEQLCSMIDDLEMNLGQECEVLPVQTAFIPVEEASVSARVNVPDQVLPERDDSQTRPFSRSTYDDIMTFLGTLETDCIIPDHSLNDGDIQELFNESQIICERTILRNRDDSKMPSEVVREELATIRLKLEDREATIKVLKEELRNERKIACDKLNDDSKSHREEMQTQKNKYQNVIKRHQKFIEQLIREKRELTEKCNVLAHKIKDMETKFQKDLKIVGERHGVEVQRAREMCMASEKIRRERWLESKTSKIKEMTVKGLEPELRSMVDQHQQEIQDIRSAHMKELQDVELRTIRRSNQQLEQLRLELTESHDKLAAQEREALRARFQEKFDEQERLMQIQQRKYFEQLQKEKEEFSEELARKTKDHEAAVRCISDESQEKIAKLMKQNEIEKQNLKETVSAERDTLMENFKRQQLVKFEMSEARIRDECDRERDRQIELVIERLERETREMKTNMQKCADNKLRCMKEKYEADLEIWQENEKLTREKLMKTEEKLENLQIDIEKIETKLGKSLADLNESNRMVEKLTREKDHARNLARQEIEYEKRELEERISSLYREISEINSNQESHMAQVYSRVKLIMTQKDLVITKICKEADESKNRCNHLEKLLDQQRKDYVLKSL comes from the exons ATGATTAACATCGAACATCCGAAAGTTAGTGGAAAGCCaccgataaataaattattcgggGTTAAGAAGACATCCAGGAAGGGCAGGAGCACATCGAGGGATGCGTCCAAGGTGGTCAaggaaaataatcgaaaaaatgagagagataAATGCCTGGATTGCTCTCAGGATGATTTGAAGTCCCAGTTCATTGACTCGGGGGACACCAAACGGGGAATCGATTGTTCCTCTGATTGTAATCAAAATGTGATCGAAACGGATGCCTGTTCTTTCGAACAGCTCTGCAGTATGATCGATGATTTGGAGATGAATTTAGGACAGGAATGTGAAGTCTTACCTGTCCAGACAGCGTTCATCCCCGTTGAAGAGGCCTCGGTTTCTGCTCGTGTTAATGTTCCAGATCAG GTTTTaccagaaagagatgactcgCAAACGAGACCATTCTCTCGTTCAACGTACGACGACATCATGACATTTTTGGGAACCTTGGAAACCGATTGCATTATTCCTGATCATTCTCTAAACGATGGAGACATTCAGGAGTTATTTAATGAGAGCCAAATCATCTGCGAGCGAACAATTTTGAG GAACAGAGATGATTCTAAAATGCCTTCGGAAGTGGTGAGAGAGGAATTAGCGACAATACGTTTAAAACTTGAAGATCGAGAGGCGACGATAAAGGTTTTGAAAGAGGAGCTGAGGAACGAGAGGAAAATTGCATGTGATAAACTGAATGATGACAGCAAAAGCCATCGGGAAGAGATGCAGAcgcagaaaaataaatatcagaaTGTCATAAAGCGACACCAAAAGTTCATCGAACAGTTGATCCGAGAGAAGAGAGAGCTGACGGAGAAGTGCAACGTTTTGGCGCATAAAATCAAAGATATGGAGACGAAATTCCAGAAGGATTTGAAGATCGTCGGGGAGAGACACGGCGTGGAGGTGCAGAGGGCCAGGGAAATGTGCATGGCCTCGGAGAAAATTCGTAGGGAACGGTGGCTGGAATCCAAGACATCCAAAATCaaa GAGATGACTGTCAAAGGTCTGGAGCCAGAGTTGCGTTCAATGGTGGACCAGCACCAGCAGGAAATCCAGGACATcagaagtgctcacatgaagGAACTCCAGGACGTGGAGCTGAGAACTATTCGCAGATCAAATCAACAACTGGAGCAACTGCGATTAGAATTAACAGAGAGTCACGACAAGCTCGCTGCTCAGGAGAGGGAGGCCCTCAGGGCGAGGTTCCAGGAGAAGTTTGACGAGCAGGAGAGGCTCATGCAGATCCAGCAGAGAAAGTACTTCGAGCAACtccagaaagagaaagaggaaTTTTCTGAGGAACTTGCGAGAAAAACTAAAGATCACGAAGCTGCTGTCCGCTGCATCTCTGATGAATCTCAG GAGAAAATTGCCAAATTGATGAAGCAGAATGAGATTGAAAAACAGAATTTAAAGGAGACAGTCAGCGCTGAGCGAGACACGTTGATGGAGAATTTCAAGAGGCAACAGCTGGTGAAATTTGAGATGTCAGAGGCTAGGATTCGTGATGAGTGCGATCGAGAGAGGGACAGACAGATTGAACTCGTTATCGAGAGATTGGAGAGGGAAACGAGAGAAATGAAGACTAATATGCAAAAATGTGCTGATAATAAATTAAG ATGTATGAAGGAAAAATACGAAGCTGATTTAGAGATTTGGCAGGAAAACGAGAAACtgacgagagaaaaattgatgaaaaccGAGGAGAAACTTGAAAATCTTCAAATTGACATCGAAAAAATAGAAACTAAACTGGGAAAATCCTTGGCTGATTTGAATGAATCCAATCGC ATGGTGGAAAAATTGACTAGAGAGAAGGATCACGCAAGGAATTTAGCTAGACAGGAGATTGAGTACGAGAAACGAGAGCTGGAGGAGAGAATATCCTCTTTATACCGAGAAATATCAGAGATAAACAGCAACCAAGAGTCCCACATGGCTCAGGTGTACAgcag ggTCAAGTTAATAATGACGCAGAAGGACTTGGTGATCACCAAAATATGCAAAGAAGCTGATGAATCCAAAAACAGGTGCAATCACCTGGAGAAATTGTTGGATCAACAGAGAAAGGACTACGTTCTCAAGTCCTTGTGA
- the LOC135165803 gene encoding thioredoxin reductase 2, mitochondrial isoform X1 — protein sequence MATRTFCFRVSSFRTCVRHFSTGLFSNSRINKQGKIVGMTNRTLVACLCTKSQYDYHLVVIGGGSGGLAAAKEAVELGATAAVFDYVTPSPQGTKWGLGGTCVNVGCIPKKLMHQAALLGEAVHEATAFGWQIPEPKAIGNDWEALTTAVQNHVKSVNWVTRVELRNKKVEYINANGYFKDAHTVVGVDKSGKEKVVTADKILIAVGGRPRYPDIPGALEYGITSDDIFSLKRAPGKTLVVGAGYIGLECAGFLNGLGYDATIMVRSIVLRGFDQQMATLVAEEMEQRGVHFIYQAKPKAVEKQADGRLLVHWVDKNGEVHQDVYDTVLFAIGRQALTEQLKLDNAGVKVVPETLKIDALNEQTNVENIYAVGDVLHKRPELTPVAIHAGKLLARRLFGNSQEKMDYHNVATTVFSPLEYGCVGLGEEEALALYGEDNIEIYHAFYKPTEFFIPQKNMSHCYVKVVALKGDDQRILGMHFIGPHAGEVIQGFSAAMKCNITFPQLKSTVGIHPTSAEEFTRVFITKSSGLDPTPQSCCS from the exons ATGGCGACTAGAACATTTTGTTTCCGTGTTTCGTCATTTCGAACGTGCGTTCGTCATTTTTCAACGGGATTGTTTAGTAACTcgagaataaataaacaaggaaaaatcgtgggaatgactaaTAGAACTCTTGTGGCATGTCTCTGCA CTAAATCTCAGTACGACTATCACCTGGTGGTGATTGGCGGTGGTTCTGGTGGTCTTGCAGCGGCCAAAGAAGCTGTGGAACTCGGTGCCACTGCTGCTGTCTTTGATTATGTTACACCATCACCTCAGGGTACCAAATGGGGACTTGGTGGCACTTGTGTCAATGTCGGATGCATTCCGAAGAAGTTGATGCATCAGGCTGCACTTTTGGGTGAAGCTGTTCATGAGGCAACGGCTTTTGGCTGGCAAATACCTGAGCCCAAGGCCATTGGTAATGACTGGGAGGCACTTACCACTGCTGTACAGAATCATGTCAAATCCGTTAACTGGGTCACCAGGGTTGAATTGAGGAACAAAAAAGTGGAGTATATCAATGCCAATGGATACTTCAAGGACGCACATACTGTTGTTGGGGTCGATAAATCTGGAAAGGAGAAGGTCGTCACGgctgataaaattttaatcgcTGTTGGGGGCAGACCGAGGTACCCGGATATTCCTGGGGCACTGGAGTATGGAATTACTAGTGATGATATCTTCAGCTTGAAGAGGGCACCGGGGAAAACGCTGGTCGTTGGAGCTGGAT ATATCGGCCTTGAATGCGCTGGATTTCTCAATGGTCTGGGTTACGATGCAACGATAATGGTGCGATCGATAGTCCTTCGTGGTTTCGACCAACAAATGGCGACTCTCGTGGCCGAGGAAATGGAACAACGTGGAGTTCATTTTATTTACCAAGCAAAGCCCAAAGCTGTTGAGAAACAAGCGGACGGTAGATTATTAGTCCACTGGGTCGACAAG aatGGAGAGGTGCATCAGGACGTCTACGATACGGTATTATTTGCCATTGGAAGACAGGCCTTGACGGAGCAGTTAAAACTAGACAATGCTGGAGTGAAAGTTGTCCCCGAGACCCTGAAGATCGACGCTCTGAACGAACAAACCAATGTGGAGAATATTTATGCCGTTGGCGACGTTCTCCAT AAACGACCGGAGCTCACCCCAGTGGCAATTCACGCTGGTAAATTGTTAGCAAGACGTCTCTTCGGTAATTCACAGGAGAAAATGGACTACCACAACGTAGCAACAACTGTTTTCAGCCCTCTGGAGTACGGATGCGTGGGATTGGGCGAGGAGGAGGCACTTGCTCTCTACGGGGAGGATAATATCGAGATCTATCATGCCTTTTACAAGcccactgaatttttcattccacaaaaaaatatgtccCATTGTTACGTCAAAGTTGTTGCACTTAAAGGCGATGATCAGAGAATTTTGGGGATGCATTTTATTGGGCCACATGCTGGAGAAGTTATCCAAGGATTCTCTGCAGCAATGAA ATGCAACATTACATTCCCACAACTGAAATCAACAGTCGGAATTCATCCAACGAGTGCTGAAGAGTTCACACGtgtttttataacaaaaagcTCGGGATTGGATCCAACGCCCCAGAGCTGCTGTAGCTAG
- the LOC135165815 gene encoding B-cell CLL/lymphoma 7 protein family member B isoform X2: protein MMSRSVRAETRSRAKDDIKRVMQVVDKVRHWEKKWVTIGETTMKIYKWVPISTLEQKKKSKSLAEKENGIPRKGIDSSNSNFGLTEDSNTCFSTVSDSQGITDFSTHLNFSEDSNSQNSEPTPKVLKTD, encoded by the exons ATGATGTCGCGATCGGTGAGAGCTGAGACTCGGAGTCGTGCCAAAGATGACATTAAACGTGTTATGCAGGTCGTCGACAAGGTTCGACATTG ggaaaaaaaatgggtcaCGATAGGAGAGAcgacaatgaaaatttacaaatGGGTTCCTATATCTACACTAGAACAG aaaaaaaaatcgaaatcactcgctgaaaaagaaaatggcATTCCCAGAAAAGGCATCGACTCGTCAAACTCCAATTTTGGTCTCACGGAAGATTCGAACACTT GTTTTTCTACAGTTAGTGACTCCCAAGGAATCACCGATTTCTCAACACATTTGAATTTCTCTGAAGACTCGAATTCCCAAAACAGTGAACCAACGCCAAAAGTACTCAAGACTGACTGA
- the LOC135165809 gene encoding C-signal, with protein sequence MNSILITGCNRGLGLGLVQHLTQLPNPPEKIFATCRDITKAQELRKIADESKNVHIIEVDLKDTHRYAEIVDTVGKNVGDAGLNVLFNNAGIAAKYTRIGMVKEEQLTDVYFVNTVVPIMLTKAFLPLLKKAASKKQGMGVQRAAVINMTSIIGSIEDNTMGGFYPYRCSKTALNAATKSMSIDLLDDGILVACMHPGWVRTDMGGANAPMDVETSVSDMVRTIQGLNESHNGKFLQHDGKFLPW encoded by the exons ATGAACTCGATTTTGATCACTGGATGCAATCGCGGATTGGGTTTGGGGCTTGTTCAACATCTGACGCAACTGCCAAATCCACCGGAAAAAATATTCGCCACTTGTCGTGACATCACCAAGGCACAG GAGCTCCGAAAAATTGCTGATGAGTCCAAGAACGTTCACATCATCGAGGTCGACCTGAAGGACACTCACAGGTATGCGGAAATTGTCGATACGGTTGGGAAGAACGTTGGAGATGCTGGTCTTAACGTACTGTTCAACAACGCTGGGATTGCTGCTAAATACACGAGAATTGGAATGGTCAAAGAGGAACAGCTGACTGACGTTTATTTTGTCAACACTGTCGTGCCGATTATGCTTACAAAG GCATTCCTACCTTTACTGAAGAAAGCTGCCAGTAAGAAGCAGGGGATGGGAGTCCAGCGAGCTGCTGTCATCAACATGACCTCGATCATAGGGAGCATTGAGGACAACACGATGGGAGGATTCTATCCTTATCGATGCAGCAAg aCCGCTCTGAATGCAGCAACGAAATCCATGAGCATTGATTTACTCGACGATGGGATTCTCGTTGCTTGCATGCATCCTGGATGGGTCAGGACTGACATGGGGGGCGCAAATGCACCGATGGACGTCGAGACTTCTGTTTCAGACATGGTCAGGACTATTCAGGGCCTCAACGAGTCCCACAACGGAAAGTTCCTACAGCACGATGGAAAATTCCTGCCGTGGTAG
- the LOC135165802 gene encoding centrosomal protein of 131 kDa-like isoform X2: MINIEHPKVSGKPPINKLFGVKKTSRKGRSTSRDASKVVKENNRKNERDKCLDCSQDDLKSQFIDSGDTKRGIDCSSDCNQNVIETDACSFEQLCSMIDDLEMNLGQECEVLPVQTAFIPVEEASVSARVNVPDQVLPERDDSQTRPFSRSTYDDIMTFLGTLETDCIIPDHSLNDGDIQELFNESQIICERTILRDDSKMPSEVVREELATIRLKLEDREATIKVLKEELRNERKIACDKLNDDSKSHREEMQTQKNKYQNVIKRHQKFIEQLIREKRELTEKCNVLAHKIKDMETKFQKDLKIVGERHGVEVQRAREMCMASEKIRRERWLESKTSKIKEMTVKGLEPELRSMVDQHQQEIQDIRSAHMKELQDVELRTIRRSNQQLEQLRLELTESHDKLAAQEREALRARFQEKFDEQERLMQIQQRKYFEQLQKEKEEFSEELARKTKDHEAAVRCISDESQEKIAKLMKQNEIEKQNLKETVSAERDTLMENFKRQQLVKFEMSEARIRDECDRERDRQIELVIERLERETREMKTNMQKCADNKLRCMKEKYEADLEIWQENEKLTREKLMKTEEKLENLQIDIEKIETKLGKSLADLNESNRMVEKLTREKDHARNLARQEIEYEKRELEERISSLYREISEINSNQESHMAQVYSRVKLIMTQKDLVITKICKEADESKNRCNHLEKLLDQQRKDYVLKSL; this comes from the exons ATGATTAACATCGAACATCCGAAAGTTAGTGGAAAGCCaccgataaataaattattcgggGTTAAGAAGACATCCAGGAAGGGCAGGAGCACATCGAGGGATGCGTCCAAGGTGGTCAaggaaaataatcgaaaaaatgagagagataAATGCCTGGATTGCTCTCAGGATGATTTGAAGTCCCAGTTCATTGACTCGGGGGACACCAAACGGGGAATCGATTGTTCCTCTGATTGTAATCAAAATGTGATCGAAACGGATGCCTGTTCTTTCGAACAGCTCTGCAGTATGATCGATGATTTGGAGATGAATTTAGGACAGGAATGTGAAGTCTTACCTGTCCAGACAGCGTTCATCCCCGTTGAAGAGGCCTCGGTTTCTGCTCGTGTTAATGTTCCAGATCAG GTTTTaccagaaagagatgactcgCAAACGAGACCATTCTCTCGTTCAACGTACGACGACATCATGACATTTTTGGGAACCTTGGAAACCGATTGCATTATTCCTGATCATTCTCTAAACGATGGAGACATTCAGGAGTTATTTAATGAGAGCCAAATCATCTGCGAGCGAACAATTTTGAG AGATGATTCTAAAATGCCTTCGGAAGTGGTGAGAGAGGAATTAGCGACAATACGTTTAAAACTTGAAGATCGAGAGGCGACGATAAAGGTTTTGAAAGAGGAGCTGAGGAACGAGAGGAAAATTGCATGTGATAAACTGAATGATGACAGCAAAAGCCATCGGGAAGAGATGCAGAcgcagaaaaataaatatcagaaTGTCATAAAGCGACACCAAAAGTTCATCGAACAGTTGATCCGAGAGAAGAGAGAGCTGACGGAGAAGTGCAACGTTTTGGCGCATAAAATCAAAGATATGGAGACGAAATTCCAGAAGGATTTGAAGATCGTCGGGGAGAGACACGGCGTGGAGGTGCAGAGGGCCAGGGAAATGTGCATGGCCTCGGAGAAAATTCGTAGGGAACGGTGGCTGGAATCCAAGACATCCAAAATCaaa GAGATGACTGTCAAAGGTCTGGAGCCAGAGTTGCGTTCAATGGTGGACCAGCACCAGCAGGAAATCCAGGACATcagaagtgctcacatgaagGAACTCCAGGACGTGGAGCTGAGAACTATTCGCAGATCAAATCAACAACTGGAGCAACTGCGATTAGAATTAACAGAGAGTCACGACAAGCTCGCTGCTCAGGAGAGGGAGGCCCTCAGGGCGAGGTTCCAGGAGAAGTTTGACGAGCAGGAGAGGCTCATGCAGATCCAGCAGAGAAAGTACTTCGAGCAACtccagaaagagaaagaggaaTTTTCTGAGGAACTTGCGAGAAAAACTAAAGATCACGAAGCTGCTGTCCGCTGCATCTCTGATGAATCTCAG GAGAAAATTGCCAAATTGATGAAGCAGAATGAGATTGAAAAACAGAATTTAAAGGAGACAGTCAGCGCTGAGCGAGACACGTTGATGGAGAATTTCAAGAGGCAACAGCTGGTGAAATTTGAGATGTCAGAGGCTAGGATTCGTGATGAGTGCGATCGAGAGAGGGACAGACAGATTGAACTCGTTATCGAGAGATTGGAGAGGGAAACGAGAGAAATGAAGACTAATATGCAAAAATGTGCTGATAATAAATTAAG ATGTATGAAGGAAAAATACGAAGCTGATTTAGAGATTTGGCAGGAAAACGAGAAACtgacgagagaaaaattgatgaaaaccGAGGAGAAACTTGAAAATCTTCAAATTGACATCGAAAAAATAGAAACTAAACTGGGAAAATCCTTGGCTGATTTGAATGAATCCAATCGC ATGGTGGAAAAATTGACTAGAGAGAAGGATCACGCAAGGAATTTAGCTAGACAGGAGATTGAGTACGAGAAACGAGAGCTGGAGGAGAGAATATCCTCTTTATACCGAGAAATATCAGAGATAAACAGCAACCAAGAGTCCCACATGGCTCAGGTGTACAgcag ggTCAAGTTAATAATGACGCAGAAGGACTTGGTGATCACCAAAATATGCAAAGAAGCTGATGAATCCAAAAACAGGTGCAATCACCTGGAGAAATTGTTGGATCAACAGAGAAAGGACTACGTTCTCAAGTCCTTGTGA
- the LOC135165803 gene encoding thioredoxin reductase 1, mitochondrial isoform X2 translates to MAPIAKSQYDYHLVVIGGGSGGLAAAKEAVELGATAAVFDYVTPSPQGTKWGLGGTCVNVGCIPKKLMHQAALLGEAVHEATAFGWQIPEPKAIGNDWEALTTAVQNHVKSVNWVTRVELRNKKVEYINANGYFKDAHTVVGVDKSGKEKVVTADKILIAVGGRPRYPDIPGALEYGITSDDIFSLKRAPGKTLVVGAGYIGLECAGFLNGLGYDATIMVRSIVLRGFDQQMATLVAEEMEQRGVHFIYQAKPKAVEKQADGRLLVHWVDKNGEVHQDVYDTVLFAIGRQALTEQLKLDNAGVKVVPETLKIDALNEQTNVENIYAVGDVLHKRPELTPVAIHAGKLLARRLFGNSQEKMDYHNVATTVFSPLEYGCVGLGEEEALALYGEDNIEIYHAFYKPTEFFIPQKNMSHCYVKVVALKGDDQRILGMHFIGPHAGEVIQGFSAAMKCNITFPQLKSTVGIHPTSAEEFTRVFITKSSGLDPTPQSCCS, encoded by the exons ATGGCACCAATCG CTAAATCTCAGTACGACTATCACCTGGTGGTGATTGGCGGTGGTTCTGGTGGTCTTGCAGCGGCCAAAGAAGCTGTGGAACTCGGTGCCACTGCTGCTGTCTTTGATTATGTTACACCATCACCTCAGGGTACCAAATGGGGACTTGGTGGCACTTGTGTCAATGTCGGATGCATTCCGAAGAAGTTGATGCATCAGGCTGCACTTTTGGGTGAAGCTGTTCATGAGGCAACGGCTTTTGGCTGGCAAATACCTGAGCCCAAGGCCATTGGTAATGACTGGGAGGCACTTACCACTGCTGTACAGAATCATGTCAAATCCGTTAACTGGGTCACCAGGGTTGAATTGAGGAACAAAAAAGTGGAGTATATCAATGCCAATGGATACTTCAAGGACGCACATACTGTTGTTGGGGTCGATAAATCTGGAAAGGAGAAGGTCGTCACGgctgataaaattttaatcgcTGTTGGGGGCAGACCGAGGTACCCGGATATTCCTGGGGCACTGGAGTATGGAATTACTAGTGATGATATCTTCAGCTTGAAGAGGGCACCGGGGAAAACGCTGGTCGTTGGAGCTGGAT ATATCGGCCTTGAATGCGCTGGATTTCTCAATGGTCTGGGTTACGATGCAACGATAATGGTGCGATCGATAGTCCTTCGTGGTTTCGACCAACAAATGGCGACTCTCGTGGCCGAGGAAATGGAACAACGTGGAGTTCATTTTATTTACCAAGCAAAGCCCAAAGCTGTTGAGAAACAAGCGGACGGTAGATTATTAGTCCACTGGGTCGACAAG aatGGAGAGGTGCATCAGGACGTCTACGATACGGTATTATTTGCCATTGGAAGACAGGCCTTGACGGAGCAGTTAAAACTAGACAATGCTGGAGTGAAAGTTGTCCCCGAGACCCTGAAGATCGACGCTCTGAACGAACAAACCAATGTGGAGAATATTTATGCCGTTGGCGACGTTCTCCAT AAACGACCGGAGCTCACCCCAGTGGCAATTCACGCTGGTAAATTGTTAGCAAGACGTCTCTTCGGTAATTCACAGGAGAAAATGGACTACCACAACGTAGCAACAACTGTTTTCAGCCCTCTGGAGTACGGATGCGTGGGATTGGGCGAGGAGGAGGCACTTGCTCTCTACGGGGAGGATAATATCGAGATCTATCATGCCTTTTACAAGcccactgaatttttcattccacaaaaaaatatgtccCATTGTTACGTCAAAGTTGTTGCACTTAAAGGCGATGATCAGAGAATTTTGGGGATGCATTTTATTGGGCCACATGCTGGAGAAGTTATCCAAGGATTCTCTGCAGCAATGAA ATGCAACATTACATTCCCACAACTGAAATCAACAGTCGGAATTCATCCAACGAGTGCTGAAGAGTTCACACGtgtttttataacaaaaagcTCGGGATTGGATCCAACGCCCCAGAGCTGCTGTAGCTAG